The Paenibacillus sp. MBLB1832 genome has a window encoding:
- a CDS encoding dipicolinate synthase subunit B, with the protein MNWQGKTVGYALTGSHCTLEEVMPQIQRFVDAGARVIPIVSNTIMTTDTRFGKSADWQQMLRDITGNEIISTIVDAEPLGPSKLLDVMVIAPCTGNTTSKLANAMTESPVLMAAKAQMRNLRPLVLAISTNDGLGLNAMNIAKLLITKNIYFVPYGQDAPGAKPNSLVARMDLIMEACEAALEGKQLQPMIIERFQY; encoded by the coding sequence ATGAATTGGCAGGGGAAAACAGTCGGTTATGCATTAACCGGTTCTCACTGTACGCTTGAAGAAGTAATGCCGCAAATTCAAAGATTTGTGGACGCTGGTGCACGTGTGATTCCGATTGTCTCGAACACGATTATGACGACGGACACACGATTTGGTAAGTCTGCTGATTGGCAGCAGATGTTAAGGGATATTACTGGAAATGAAATTATTTCTACGATTGTTGATGCTGAACCGCTCGGTCCTTCTAAGCTGCTGGATGTGATGGTTATCGCACCTTGCACAGGGAATACGACTAGCAAACTAGCGAATGCAATGACAGAAAGTCCTGTACTTATGGCAGCGAAAGCCCAAATGAGAAACTTGAGACCGCTCGTTCTGGCGATTTCTACGAACGATGGTTTGGGTTTAAATGCGATGAATATCGCAAAACTGCTGATTACCAAAAACATTTACTTCGTACCTTATGGTCAAGATGCACCTGGAGCTAAGCCAAATTCGTTGGTGGCTCGGATGGATTTGATTATGGAGGCTTGTGAAGCTGCATTGGAAGGAAAGCAGTTGCAGCCGATGATTATTGAGAGATTTCAATACTAA
- the dapA gene encoding 4-hydroxy-tetrahydrodipicolinate synthase: protein MSFGRVVTAMVTPFDEQLQVNWEQVEPLINYLIEDQQSDSLVICGTTGESPTLSEDEKLRLIELSVRVAAGRCKIIAGTGSNDTVHTIAFSRKVEQLGVDALLLVAPYYNRPSQEGLYQHFKAIAEAVEAPVMLYNVPGRTGVNLDADTTIRLSQIPNIVATKDCSNTDQMTRILTHAAPGFLVYSGDDSSTLPALAIGCQGIISVASHVIGKEMQTMIKYYLDGNVQQAAELNRKLHPVFTGIFCAPSPAPIKYALSLKGIHTGGVRLPLVSVSEQEGQFIQSLFV from the coding sequence GTGAGTTTTGGGAGAGTAGTCACAGCAATGGTTACACCATTTGATGAGCAGCTGCAAGTCAATTGGGAGCAAGTCGAACCACTAATTAACTATTTAATTGAAGATCAACAATCGGATAGTCTGGTGATTTGTGGGACGACAGGGGAGTCGCCGACATTATCAGAGGACGAGAAATTAAGATTGATCGAACTATCCGTTCGCGTAGCTGCAGGCCGCTGTAAAATCATCGCTGGCACTGGCAGTAACGATACCGTTCATACAATCGCATTCTCGCGTAAAGTAGAGCAACTGGGTGTTGACGCACTGCTACTTGTTGCACCTTACTACAACCGTCCTTCCCAGGAAGGGTTGTATCAGCATTTCAAAGCGATTGCGGAGGCTGTTGAGGCGCCCGTTATGCTTTATAATGTGCCTGGTCGCACAGGTGTTAATTTAGATGCCGATACGACCATACGCCTTTCTCAAATTCCGAACATCGTAGCAACCAAAGATTGCTCGAACACGGATCAGATGACACGCATTCTTACACATGCTGCGCCTGGTTTCCTCGTTTACAGCGGAGATGATAGCAGCACTTTGCCTGCTTTGGCGATCGGTTGTCAAGGAATTATCAGTGTTGCAAGTCATGTGATTGGAAAAGAAATGCAAACTATGATAAAGTATTACCTAGATGGCAACGTTCAGCAAGCAGCTGAACTTAACCGCAAGCTGCATCCAGTGTTTACTGGGATTTTCTGTGCACCAAGCCCAGCGCCAATTAAGTATGCGCTCTCACTGAAAGGCATTCATACAGGCGGGGTCAGACTTCCGTTGGTATCTGTATCCGAGCAAGAAGGTCAATTCATTCAATCACTTTTTGTATGA
- a CDS encoding M16 family metallopeptidase, which translates to MIKYRLHNGLRVVMEQIPTFRSVTFGIWVKTGSRNESPTGNGISHFIEHMLFKGTERHSAKDIAEIFDGIGGNVNAFTSKEYTCYYAKVLDEHLPLAMDVLSDMFFHSTFDEGELEKEKNVIYEEISMYEDTPDDLVHDLLAKASYGSHALGYTILGTQDNLSKMKSDDLRSYMKQNYNTENTVLSIAGNINDQVKDLIEKHFGDFAQTGVETSYDAPDFLSELIFHAKKTEQNHICLSLPGLSLQEENLYPMVLLNNAIGGGMSSRLFQEIREKRGLAYSVYSYHSSHIDSGMFTIYTGTAPKQTGEVLKVTMELLHDIAVNGMTETELVKGKEQLKGSLILSLESTSSRMNRYGKNELMTGKHYSLDEMIERIESVQMSDIRQLTKNLFSTPFALSMVGNSDDVIGGFRRDQLVSL; encoded by the coding sequence GTGATCAAATATCGCTTACATAATGGCTTGAGAGTCGTCATGGAACAAATCCCAACATTTCGATCCGTCACTTTCGGAATTTGGGTAAAGACAGGCTCACGCAACGAGTCCCCAACTGGTAATGGAATTTCACATTTCATTGAACATATGCTGTTCAAAGGGACAGAACGTCATTCGGCGAAAGATATCGCTGAGATTTTTGACGGCATTGGGGGGAATGTGAATGCATTCACTTCCAAAGAATACACTTGTTATTATGCCAAAGTATTGGATGAACATCTGCCATTAGCGATGGATGTGCTTTCGGATATGTTTTTCCACTCAACGTTTGATGAGGGTGAACTGGAGAAAGAAAAGAACGTCATCTATGAAGAAATCTCCATGTATGAAGATACACCGGATGATCTAGTTCATGACTTGTTAGCGAAAGCTTCCTACGGATCACATGCTTTAGGTTATACCATTCTTGGAACGCAGGATAATTTGTCCAAAATGAAATCCGATGATCTGCGCAGCTACATGAAGCAAAACTATAATACGGAGAATACCGTGCTTAGTATTGCAGGCAACATTAACGATCAGGTCAAGGATCTTATCGAGAAGCACTTTGGTGATTTTGCACAAACGGGCGTGGAGACAAGTTATGATGCACCAGATTTTCTAAGTGAGTTGATCTTCCATGCGAAGAAAACGGAGCAAAATCATATTTGCCTATCCTTGCCTGGATTATCGCTTCAAGAAGAGAATTTGTACCCGATGGTCTTATTGAATAATGCGATCGGCGGGGGCATGAGCTCGCGATTGTTCCAAGAAATTCGGGAGAAGCGCGGCCTAGCTTACTCGGTGTATTCGTATCACTCTTCTCATATTGATAGCGGCATGTTTACGATCTATACAGGCACTGCTCCTAAGCAGACGGGAGAAGTTCTGAAAGTAACGATGGAACTGCTTCATGATATTGCTGTCAATGGGATGACTGAGACAGAGCTTGTGAAAGGGAAGGAACAGCTGAAGGGAAGCCTCATTCTAAGTTTGGAAAGCACAAGCAGCCGTATGAATCGCTACGGAAAAAATGAGTTGATGACAGGTAAACATTATAGTTTGGATGAAATGATTGAGCGTATTGAAAGTGTGCAAATGTCGGATATTCGTCAACTCACGAAAAACCTGTTCTCGACACCATTCGCCTTATCCATGGTAGGGAATTCGGATGATGTAATTGGTGGCTTCAGGAGGGATCAGCTTGTCTCTCTCTGA
- a CDS encoding polysaccharide deacetylase family protein: MSILPGLGTYIASVKDNNGSIPTKNSWMSEAARPVFASSSQSVLMETIMKEAEKRRIAPINAKLDPVWKAIPGYNGLEVDIDETLKLAEHQLTPASIHYVMKEVEPSIQLDDLGPNPVYKGNPKKPMASLMINVAWGNEYLPSMLESLRKENVHATFFFDGSWLKKNTEMAKRILSEGHEISNHAYSHKDMRTISRGKAVEEISKTEELLKQLGVKNTLFAPPSGYFTQETIQVASEFKLQTVLWTFDTIDWKNPGASRILERLSTNIEPGMLILMHPTSSSRDALPGMIAMMKKKGLSLGTVSETLSSKRIATSEGHITK, encoded by the coding sequence ATGAGCATATTACCTGGGCTAGGTACTTATATTGCAAGCGTCAAAGACAATAATGGATCTATACCTACTAAGAATAGCTGGATGAGCGAAGCCGCACGTCCTGTGTTTGCCTCATCCTCCCAATCTGTTCTAATGGAAACGATAATGAAAGAAGCCGAGAAACGGAGAATTGCGCCGATTAATGCGAAGCTAGATCCCGTGTGGAAAGCGATTCCTGGTTATAACGGGCTTGAAGTCGACATTGATGAAACGTTGAAATTAGCCGAACATCAGTTAACACCAGCAAGCATTCATTATGTGATGAAAGAAGTAGAGCCCAGTATTCAGCTGGATGACTTAGGCCCAAATCCTGTCTATAAAGGCAATCCAAAGAAGCCAATGGCTTCGCTCATGATTAATGTGGCATGGGGCAATGAGTACTTGCCCAGCATGCTGGAATCGCTGCGCAAAGAAAATGTGCATGCGACGTTCTTTTTCGATGGATCGTGGCTAAAGAAAAATACGGAGATGGCCAAACGAATACTGAGTGAGGGTCATGAGATTTCGAATCATGCGTATTCCCATAAAGATATGCGGACGATCTCCCGCGGCAAAGCGGTTGAGGAAATTTCCAAAACAGAAGAGCTCCTCAAGCAGCTAGGCGTCAAAAACACGTTATTTGCACCGCCATCTGGCTATTTCACACAGGAAACGATTCAAGTTGCTTCCGAATTCAAATTGCAAACCGTGCTTTGGACCTTTGATACAATTGATTGGAAAAATCCTGGCGCAAGTCGTATTTTGGAACGGTTATCCACAAATATTGAACCAGGCATGCTAATTCTTATGCATCCGACCTCATCGTCGCGAGATGCGCTTCCTGGCATGATTGCCATGATGAAGAAAAAGGGCTTATCCTTAGGCACTGTTTCTGAAACTCTATCGTCCAAACGAATAGCTACCAGTGAAGGGCATATCACGAAGTAG
- a CDS encoding YlzJ-like family protein has protein sequence MIHYSVIPLEDIFQDYDKFTPSYVDIEQDGFMMQIEPLSGFQARIVRLYSCNPQDYLNAKYAPGTMISYRPQVETYSGL, from the coding sequence ATGATCCATTATTCGGTCATTCCGCTTGAAGATATATTTCAAGATTATGACAAATTTACTCCTTCGTATGTAGACATTGAGCAGGATGGGTTCATGATGCAAATCGAGCCTTTAAGCGGATTTCAAGCACGTATTGTAAGGCTGTATAGCTGTAATCCACAGGATTATTTGAATGCTAAATATGCCCCAGGTACGATGATTTCTTATCGCCCTCAGGTCGAAACGTATTCGGGTCTGTAA
- the dapG gene encoding aspartate kinase: MRILVQKFGGTSLSTAQAREHVIGHIQDALIQHYKLVVVVSAMGRKGEPYATDTLLDLVRKNGDGLPARELDMLMGCGELISAVLLCSLLQKTGIRSTVLTGGQAGLITNENHGNAQIIAMKPNRILELLEQDQVVIVTGFQGKTSQDELTTLGRGGSDTSATALGAAVKAEIVDIFTDVNGILTADPRIVEDAKPLQRVSFTEICNMAHNGAKVIHPRAVEVAMQANIPIRVRSTFTKEEGTLVTASDNLTAEMNHVKDRFVTGIAHFTNITQIQVAAVDGEFDLQLRVFKTMAQHQISVDFINVNPSGVIYTVFDHEAERAIQLLRAQGYDPKFVSGCAKVSVIGGGMNGVPGIMAHIVEALTIEDIRILQSADSNTTIWVLVQGVDMIKSVRALHRKFNLYK, encoded by the coding sequence ATGCGAATTCTTGTCCAGAAATTTGGAGGTACTTCGCTTTCCACCGCACAGGCTAGAGAACATGTTATTGGACACATTCAAGATGCACTTATTCAACATTACAAATTAGTTGTTGTCGTTTCAGCGATGGGAAGAAAGGGTGAACCCTACGCAACGGACACGCTTCTGGATCTTGTTCGGAAGAACGGAGATGGGCTGCCAGCTAGGGAACTCGATATGTTAATGGGCTGCGGAGAATTAATATCTGCAGTACTTTTGTGTAGTTTATTGCAAAAAACGGGTATACGTTCTACTGTTTTGACAGGTGGGCAAGCAGGTCTGATCACGAATGAGAACCATGGGAACGCGCAAATCATCGCGATGAAGCCGAATCGGATTCTCGAATTGTTGGAACAGGACCAAGTTGTCATTGTCACAGGTTTCCAAGGGAAGACAAGTCAAGATGAATTGACGACGCTTGGCCGTGGCGGCAGTGATACATCAGCAACAGCACTCGGTGCTGCGGTCAAAGCAGAGATTGTAGATATATTTACCGATGTGAATGGGATTTTGACAGCGGATCCAAGAATTGTCGAAGATGCCAAACCCTTGCAGCGTGTAAGCTTTACAGAGATTTGCAATATGGCTCATAACGGCGCCAAGGTTATTCATCCGCGTGCTGTTGAAGTTGCCATGCAAGCCAATATTCCGATTCGTGTAAGGTCTACGTTTACCAAAGAAGAGGGAACGTTAGTTACCGCATCGGACAACTTAACCGCTGAGATGAATCATGTGAAAGATCGATTCGTCACAGGTATTGCTCATTTTACGAATATTACACAGATCCAAGTTGCAGCCGTTGATGGCGAGTTCGATCTTCAATTACGCGTATTCAAAACGATGGCACAGCATCAGATCAGTGTTGATTTTATTAATGTTAATCCCTCAGGCGTTATTTACACCGTTTTCGATCATGAGGCAGAACGAGCCATACAGTTGCTGCGTGCCCAAGGCTATGACCCTAAGTTTGTAAGCGGTTGTGCGAAGGTTTCGGTTATCGGCGGCGGTATGAATGGCGTTCCAGGTATTATGGCACATATTGTTGAAGCCTTGACGATCGAAGATATTCGGATTCTCCAATCGGCAGATTCGAATACCACCATTTGGGTGCTTGTGCAAGGTGTAGATATGATAAAGTCAGTACGTGCGCTTCATCGGAAATTCAACTTATATAAATGA
- a CDS encoding ribonuclease J, with protein MSKKNIDKLLIFALGGVGEIGKNMYCVQYANDIIVIDSGLKFPEEDMLGIDIVIPDIGYLTENRDKVRGIIITHGHEDHIGGLPYVLKHLNVPLYATKLTMGLIEAKLKEANLLGTTNRILINSESVLSLGVLTATFFKTNHSIPDSVGVAIDTPEGVVVHTGDFKFDQTPVNDQYADLHRMAEIGKKGVLALLSDSTNAERPGFTGSERGVGIEIEEVFRKAKQRVVIATFASNIHRVQQVFDAAAATNRKVTVIGRSMVNVVSIASELGYLHIPDGMLIEPEEVNKLAADRVVILSTGSQGEPMSALTRMARSTHRKIDILPGDTVIIAATPIPGNERYVGRTVDELMRIGAHVIYGPGSVTGVHVSGHGSQEELKLMLNLMKPKYFIPIHGEYRMLRQHAILAESVGVSKEDIFLCDIGDTVEVQNGVARKGSKVQSGNILIDGLGVGDVGNIVLRDRKLLSQDGILVVVVTLSKQDGKILSGPDIISRGFVYVRESEGLLEEANRIVTNTLTKLMNENVNEWASLKTNVKDVLGRFLYEQTRRRPMILPIIMEV; from the coding sequence TTGTCCAAAAAAAATATTGATAAACTTTTGATCTTCGCTCTTGGCGGCGTGGGCGAAATCGGAAAAAATATGTATTGCGTTCAGTATGCGAACGACATTATTGTCATTGACAGTGGTTTGAAATTTCCTGAGGAGGACATGCTCGGTATCGACATTGTCATCCCGGATATCGGGTACTTAACAGAGAATCGCGATAAAGTGCGCGGCATTATCATCACCCATGGTCATGAAGACCACATTGGTGGCTTACCTTACGTATTAAAGCATCTTAATGTTCCGCTATATGCTACGAAGCTAACAATGGGACTTATTGAAGCGAAGCTAAAGGAAGCGAATCTGCTCGGCACAACAAACCGAATTCTAATCAATTCGGAATCTGTTCTTTCCTTAGGCGTTCTTACGGCTACTTTCTTCAAAACTAATCACAGTATTCCAGATTCCGTGGGTGTCGCGATTGATACGCCGGAAGGTGTTGTCGTTCATACGGGAGACTTTAAATTTGATCAAACTCCAGTGAACGATCAATACGCTGACCTGCATCGTATGGCTGAGATTGGAAAGAAAGGCGTTCTTGCCTTGCTCTCAGACAGTACGAACGCAGAGCGCCCAGGATTCACGGGCTCTGAACGCGGAGTTGGAATTGAGATCGAAGAAGTATTCCGTAAGGCGAAACAACGCGTGGTTATTGCAACATTTGCATCCAATATTCATCGTGTTCAACAGGTGTTTGATGCAGCTGCAGCAACGAACCGCAAAGTTACGGTAATCGGTCGCAGTATGGTGAACGTGGTATCGATCGCGAGTGAGTTAGGCTACTTGCACATTCCAGATGGCATGTTAATTGAGCCGGAAGAAGTGAATAAACTCGCAGCTGATCGTGTTGTTATTCTATCCACAGGAAGCCAAGGCGAGCCGATGTCCGCGCTAACAAGAATGGCCCGTTCAACGCATCGCAAAATTGACATTTTGCCAGGCGACACGGTCATTATTGCTGCAACGCCGATTCCAGGGAATGAACGTTATGTTGGACGAACAGTCGATGAACTGATGCGTATTGGTGCGCACGTGATCTATGGTCCAGGCTCTGTGACAGGTGTTCACGTATCAGGACACGGCAGTCAGGAAGAATTGAAGCTGATGCTGAACCTGATGAAGCCGAAGTACTTTATTCCGATTCACGGGGAATATCGGATGTTACGTCAACATGCGATCCTAGCCGAATCAGTTGGTGTTTCAAAAGAGGACATCTTCCTCTGTGATATCGGTGACACGGTTGAAGTGCAGAATGGGGTTGCTCGCAAAGGTTCCAAAGTGCAGAGCGGTAACATTCTGATCGACGGACTTGGTGTTGGGGATGTAGGCAATATCGTATTGCGTGACCGTAAATTATTATCGCAAGATGGAATTCTTGTTGTCGTGGTTACACTTAGTAAGCAAGATGGCAAAATTTTATCTGGCCCTGATATTATTTCACGTGGATTTGTTTATGTTCGTGAATCCGAAGGCCTGCTTGAAGAAGCAAACCGTATTGTTACGAATACGTTAACAAAATTAATGAACGAAAATGTGAATGAATGGGCATCTTTAAAAACAAATGTGAAAGATGTTCTCGGACGCTTTTTATATGAACAAACCAGAAGAAGACCAATGATCCTTCCGATCATCATGGAAGTTTAG
- a CDS encoding ClpP family protease, translating into MDLSCRQNSKGDFNVAPEPGEKEQEQGAGTEEVKKNAVLENIQQLGQTNTASGESNIFCLTIIGQVEGHMVLPPQNKTTKYEHLIPQLVAAEQNPKIEGVMIILNTVGGDVEAGLAIAEMIATLSKPTIALVLGGGHSIGVPIAVSANYSIIAETATMTIHPIRLNGLVIGVPQTFEYLDKMQERVVRFVTKHSNVTEEKFKELMFKTGELTRDIGTTVIGSDAVKYGLIDQVGGIGDAIKELNRRIDAKKASNSGGLVQ; encoded by the coding sequence ATGGACTTGTCTTGTAGGCAAAATTCGAAAGGGGATTTCAACGTGGCACCAGAACCAGGCGAGAAAGAACAGGAACAAGGAGCAGGGACAGAAGAAGTCAAGAAAAATGCGGTCCTTGAGAATATTCAGCAATTAGGCCAGACGAACACGGCTTCAGGGGAATCGAACATTTTTTGTCTAACAATTATCGGGCAGGTAGAGGGGCATATGGTCCTGCCTCCACAGAATAAAACAACGAAGTATGAACATCTCATCCCGCAACTTGTGGCTGCCGAACAAAATCCGAAGATTGAAGGCGTCATGATTATTCTCAATACCGTCGGCGGAGATGTGGAAGCTGGTTTGGCTATTGCCGAAATGATTGCTACCTTGTCCAAGCCGACCATTGCTTTAGTATTAGGGGGAGGTCACAGTATCGGTGTGCCAATTGCTGTTTCCGCGAATTACTCCATCATTGCCGAGACGGCGACGATGACGATTCATCCGATTCGTTTGAACGGTTTGGTCATTGGGGTACCGCAGACATTTGAATATTTGGATAAAATGCAAGAGCGCGTGGTGCGCTTCGTGACGAAACATTCCAATGTGACAGAAGAGAAGTTTAAAGAGCTTATGTTTAAAACTGGCGAGCTTACACGAGATATTGGAACAACTGTCATTGGCAGCGATGCGGTAAAATATGGATTAATCGATCAAGTCGGCGGGATCGGAGATGCCATTAAAGAACTCAATCGCCGCATAGATGCGAAGAAAGCCTCAAACAGTGGAGGGCTTGTCCAATGA
- the dut gene encoding dUTP diphosphatase yields the protein MSLSDFEVQIKRMEGQEDILLPQKMSAAASGFDLHAAVSEPVVLAPGERKLIPTGFALSMSPELEAQIRPRSGLAFKHGITTLNSPGTIDADYRGEVKVLLINHGQEPFVIQRNERIAQMVFQLVPQIGLREVTELTETERGSGGFGHTGR from the coding sequence TTGTCTCTCTCTGATTTTGAAGTGCAAATCAAACGAATGGAAGGCCAAGAGGATATTCTGTTACCACAGAAAATGTCGGCCGCGGCCAGCGGGTTCGATCTGCATGCTGCAGTAAGTGAGCCTGTTGTGCTCGCGCCAGGTGAACGTAAACTGATCCCGACAGGCTTCGCGTTAAGCATGTCGCCTGAGCTCGAAGCGCAGATACGCCCTAGGAGCGGGCTCGCTTTCAAACATGGAATCACGACACTGAACTCTCCTGGCACGATTGATGCGGATTACCGCGGCGAGGTGAAGGTGCTGCTGATTAATCATGGTCAGGAGCCTTTCGTTATCCAGCGGAATGAACGCATTGCGCAAATGGTATTTCAACTCGTTCCGCAGATTGGGCTTCGCGAAGTAACGGAATTAACCGAAACAGAACGCGGTTCTGGCGGATTCGGACATACAGGTCGTTAA
- the dpsA gene encoding dipicolinate synthase subunit DpsA, whose translation MLTGISVAIMGGDARQLEVIQKFTELDATVLLLGFDNLGRQFNGVTNAKLDTTLFQHVDALILPVVGTDEVGHVESIFSSEELILTDEHIAALPKHAKVYTGMAKSYLKKLGLTNGIEIVELLDRDDIAIYNSIPTAEGALMMAIQNTDITIHGSVCMVLGFGRTGFTMAKTLQGLGATVKVGVRKPEHFARAWEMGFQPFYTKDLYPEVGNIDLLFNTIPTMIVTAQVITNIPHRALIIDLASKPGGTDFRFAEKRGIKAMLAPGLPGIVAPKTAGRIMANTLSQLIEEDFIDRSDVE comes from the coding sequence ATGCTTACTGGGATTTCGGTTGCTATTATGGGGGGAGACGCCCGGCAACTTGAAGTAATACAGAAATTTACTGAGCTAGATGCTACCGTGTTACTACTCGGATTTGACAATCTCGGGAGGCAATTTAACGGTGTTACGAATGCAAAGTTAGATACTACGTTGTTTCAGCATGTGGATGCACTTATTTTGCCAGTTGTAGGCACAGATGAGGTTGGGCATGTGGAATCAATTTTTTCAAGCGAAGAATTGATTCTAACCGATGAGCACATCGCTGCGTTGCCGAAGCATGCCAAGGTGTATACAGGAATGGCCAAAAGTTATTTGAAGAAACTAGGTTTGACGAATGGAATCGAAATTGTGGAATTATTAGATCGCGATGATATTGCCATTTACAATTCTATTCCAACTGCTGAGGGTGCGCTCATGATGGCCATCCAGAACACCGATATTACGATTCATGGCTCGGTTTGTATGGTATTAGGTTTTGGTCGAACGGGGTTTACCATGGCCAAAACATTACAAGGATTAGGGGCAACCGTGAAGGTTGGCGTCAGGAAGCCGGAGCACTTTGCAAGGGCGTGGGAGATGGGTTTTCAGCCTTTTTATACGAAGGATTTGTACCCGGAAGTGGGGAATATTGACTTGCTTTTTAACACAATTCCGACTATGATAGTCACAGCGCAAGTTATTACCAATATCCCACATCGCGCGTTAATCATCGACTTAGCCTCCAAGCCTGGCGGGACGGATTTCCGTTTTGCCGAGAAGAGAGGAATTAAAGCGATGCTAGCGCCCGGTTTACCTGGAATCGTCGCCCCCAAAACAGCTGGCCGTATCATGGCTAACACGTTAAGTCAGCTGATCGAGGAAGACTTCATTGACAGGAGCGATGTGGAATGA